Within Amycolatopsis sp. cg5, the genomic segment GTCAGCGGCGAGACGGCGCGCGGAGTTCCAGCCTTCGAGCCGACGCAGCTTCGCGGAGAGGACGACCGCCTGCAGCGTGTCCAGACGGCTGTTGAACCCGAGCACAGGGTGCTCGTACTTGCGCGGCGAACCGTGCGCGCCGAGCAGCCGGACAGCACTCGCCAGCTCCGCGGAGCCGGTCAGCACCGCGCCCGCATCCCCATACGCACCAAGGTTCTTGCCTGGGTAGAAGCTCGTCGCGGCGATGTCGCCGAGGCCGCCCGCGGTGACACCGTGCCGCCGCGCGCCCTGCGCCTGCGCGGCGTCTTCGAGCACCGGGACGCCCAGGTCGCGCAGCCGCTCGACCGGCGCCGTCTGGCCGTAGAGATGCACCGGGATGAGTGCCTTGGTCTTCGGTCCGACCTGAACCTGGTCGACGTCGATGAGCAGGGTGTCCTCGACGCAGTCGACGAGCACCGGGGTCGCGCCGGTGCGCGCCACTGCCTCGGCCGTCGCGATGAAGGTGTTGGCGGGCAACACACATTCGTCGCCGGGGCCGACGCCGAGTGCGCGCAGCGCGAGCTCGAGCGCGTCCGTGCCGTTGGCGACGCCGACACAGTGGTCGACCCCGGAGTAGGCGGCGAACTCGGCCTCGAACGCGCTGACCTGCGGGCCGCCGACGAACGCGGTGTTCTTCAGCACCTCGGCCCAGCCCACGGCCACCTCGTCGGCCACCTGCTCCTGCTGTGCCGCCAGATCGACCAGCGGTACTGAGGTCATCTCAACTCTCCTTCGAGGAACGCTGAGCCAGCACCGGGGTGGCGTTGGCGTCGTCGGTACGCGCGGTACCGCGGAACTGCTGGATCTTGCGCTGGACCTTGTAGCCGAACAGCCCGGCCGCGCTGCGTGCGCTGTCGGCGGCCAGCCTCGGCCGCGGCGTCGGCTGCGCGAGTGCCGCCGCGTACACGCGCTCGAGGAACAGCGCGGCGGAACGCAGGCTGAAGCGCTCGACGACCAGGTCGCGGGCGAATCCGCCGAGTTCGGCACGCCGCTGCGGCGAGTCGACGAGCGTGTCGAGCGCCTCGCGCAGCGCGATGACGCCCGAGCCGCGCGAACCCGGGCCCTGGCCGTACCAACCGGCC encodes:
- a CDS encoding DegT/DnrJ/EryC1/StrS family aminotransferase; its protein translation is MTSVPLVDLAAQQEQVADEVAVGWAEVLKNTAFVGGPQVSAFEAEFAAYSGVDHCVGVANGTDALELALRALGVGPGDECVLPANTFIATAEAVARTGATPVLVDCVEDTLLIDVDQVQVGPKTKALIPVHLYGQTAPVERLRDLGVPVLEDAAQAQGARRHGVTAGGLGDIAATSFYPGKNLGAYGDAGAVLTGSAELASAVRLLGAHGSPRKYEHPVLGFNSRLDTLQAVVLSAKLRRLEGWNSARRLAADRYTELLGEVPEVRTPVVLEGNEPVWHLYVVRVADRDRVLGELHATGIGAGIHYPTPVHLNGAFSSLGQGVGAFPVAERVAGELLSLPLFPEITQAQQEYVVDTLKKAIR